A genomic segment from Bacteroidota bacterium encodes:
- a CDS encoding PAS domain S-box protein, with product MDFVSIIDVSVAVYSVALGIIVYQRDIRNEVNQYFGLFCGLTAFCAFTDSLINSAATETELYYLLHMIGVRMLLFTLLLHFFIIYSGNVALRKWWFLLPCYLLTLFFILYPKPENIFIVKRIEGLHSWGFWAKDNGVFNMLMFVWIAAQISLINILGIRMVFRERRKRKQVQAVYVLAGIIISIFLPVLSDIFIPLTGLKMPQLATIPFALGNLVIGYGVIKHGLFSFKPGELTRDILNNISDSVIITDMAGKINFINNACSLLTGLNEQDLLDTDINSLFDTPVCDGTIGKTTFPSGNILRAGVKERQVFISFSSSTAALFGIREKIFIIHDVSDLHQSITDLRFSEKKYRALIESSSDPIYMIDSSLTILAANPQLAIITVKPEGFVTVGKRLYEVLTKKQLDSFRAEIEEVFRSGKQKIVTNEIEIVTGQTFWYSTSLSPVKDEKDDKVLYVIVIVRDITIHMKTEEIIRKNEEKYRFFLENFPGIIYRADLNNKLEFIFGELELLTGYTREELTKPGFNFQSIIYQLDLQRVVKAYLELVKGAVEEVSISFRVVCQNGSIKNLKGWFQKTNDGGNNSSSIQGVLYDYTSETETNDRIMDAVIETEERERLRFSEDLHDELGPMLSSIRMYINTIQSKNKPEQERERMLLLDQSIGLIDDAISQARNISRNLMPELLSDFGLVSAIKSFCNQVNSGRTVSIDLQLQNVDEDFRFNNLAELALFRVLKELISNTLKHAGAGNIIIKFTERRKMFLVEYFDDGIGFDFKTSLKKKGSLGLKNIVNRIGTVGGSIRFSTTADGGTMILIEVSTEENTIHSGGIVDG from the coding sequence ATGGATTTTGTAAGTATCATAGATGTCTCTGTTGCTGTTTATTCTGTTGCTCTTGGTATTATTGTTTATCAGCGCGACATACGGAATGAAGTGAATCAGTACTTTGGTCTCTTCTGCGGTCTTACAGCATTTTGTGCATTCACAGATTCGCTGATTAACAGTGCCGCAACCGAAACAGAGCTGTATTATTTACTGCATATGATTGGAGTACGTATGCTCCTTTTTACACTGTTACTTCACTTCTTTATTATTTATTCTGGCAATGTTGCCTTACGAAAATGGTGGTTTCTGTTACCTTGCTATCTGTTAACACTTTTCTTTATACTTTATCCTAAGCCTGAAAATATTTTTATTGTGAAGCGCATTGAAGGTCTTCATTCATGGGGCTTCTGGGCAAAAGACAATGGCGTTTTCAACATGCTGATGTTTGTATGGATTGCAGCGCAGATATCATTGATAAATATTCTGGGAATAAGGATGGTATTCAGGGAACGGAGAAAAAGGAAGCAAGTACAGGCCGTATATGTACTTGCCGGGATAATTATTTCGATATTCTTGCCGGTGCTTTCTGATATTTTTATTCCGTTAACGGGATTGAAAATGCCGCAATTGGCAACTATTCCCTTCGCATTAGGCAACCTTGTTATCGGCTATGGCGTGATTAAACACGGACTATTCTCATTTAAGCCCGGTGAATTAACCCGAGATATCCTTAATAATATTTCCGATTCGGTTATTATTACGGATATGGCCGGAAAGATTAATTTTATCAATAACGCTTGCAGCCTGCTGACCGGCTTGAACGAACAAGATCTGCTGGACACAGATATAAACAGCTTGTTTGATACGCCTGTATGTGACGGTACAATTGGAAAAACTACATTTCCTTCCGGCAACATTCTCCGGGCAGGAGTCAAAGAGCGGCAGGTTTTCATTTCCTTTTCTTCATCAACAGCGGCCTTATTTGGAATTAGAGAAAAAATATTTATTATTCACGACGTTTCGGACCTGCATCAATCAATCACTGACCTTCGGTTTAGTGAAAAAAAATATCGGGCATTGATTGAATCCTCGTCAGACCCGATATACATGATAGATTCGTCTCTTACTATACTTGCCGCGAATCCTCAACTTGCCATTATAACCGTTAAGCCCGAGGGATTTGTAACTGTCGGCAAACGGCTTTATGAAGTATTGACAAAAAAACAGCTGGACTCTTTCAGAGCAGAAATTGAAGAAGTTTTTAGATCCGGGAAACAAAAAATTGTAACCAATGAGATTGAAATAGTAACAGGGCAGACATTCTGGTACAGCACTTCACTATCGCCTGTTAAAGACGAAAAAGATGATAAAGTACTTTATGTGATAGTGATTGTACGCGACATTACCATTCATATGAAAACAGAGGAAATTATCAGGAAAAATGAAGAAAAATACCGATTTTTCCTTGAGAACTTTCCAGGCATTATCTATAGAGCTGACCTGAACAACAAGCTGGAATTTATTTTCGGCGAACTGGAACTTCTTACCGGATACACGCGTGAAGAGCTTACAAAACCGGGGTTTAATTTTCAAAGCATTATTTACCAATTGGATTTACAAAGGGTAGTTAAGGCTTACCTCGAACTGGTGAAAGGGGCGGTTGAAGAGGTGTCTATTAGTTTTCGTGTTGTTTGCCAGAACGGAAGTATAAAAAACCTCAAAGGTTGGTTCCAGAAAACAAATGACGGTGGTAATAATTCTTCGTCTATTCAGGGAGTACTTTATGATTATACTTCCGAAACAGAAACGAACGACCGCATCATGGACGCCGTAATAGAAACCGAAGAGCGCGAACGCTTGCGCTTTTCAGAAGACCTGCATGATGAACTGGGCCCCATGTTGTCGAGTATCAGAATGTATATAAACACCATTCAGTCGAAGAATAAACCTGAACAGGAACGCGAGCGCATGCTGCTGCTCGACCAAAGCATCGGTTTGATAGATGATGCAATCAGTCAGGCCCGCAATATTTCCCGCAATTTAATGCCCGAGCTATTGAGCGATTTTGGCCTGGTTTCCGCCATTAAATCATTTTGCAATCAAGTGAACAGCGGCCGTACGGTGAGTATTGACCTGCAGTTGCAGAATGTTGATGAAGATTTTAGATTCAATAACCTGGCGGAGCTGGCGCTGTTCAGGGTTTTGAAAGAGCTTATCAGCAATACGCTGAAGCATGCCGGAGCCGGTAATATCATTATAAAATTTACGGAGCGTAGAAAAATGTTTTTAGTAGAATATTTTGACGATGGTATTGGCTTTGATTTTAAAACAAGTCTGAAGAAAAAAGGTTCACTTGGGCTAAAGAATATTGTGAACCGTATTGGAACCGTTGGCGGAAGCATACGGTTTTCGACCACTGCTGACGGTGGAACCATGATTCTGATTGAAGTTTCTACGGAAGAAAACACCATCCATTCAGGTGGAATTGTCGATGGCTGA
- the galE gene encoding UDP-glucose 4-epimerase GalE: MKILVTGGTGYIGSHTVVELQQQGYEVVIIDNLCNSFEWVVDNIGKISGIRPGFERIDLCDKPALTDFFARHSDIGAVIHFAALKAVGESTEKPLYYYHNNLVSLMNLLELMTNNDVKHLVFSSSCTVYGQPLELPVTENTPVQESYCPYGTTKIVSENIIKDVCKISDLKAVALRYFNPIGAHESALIGELPLGVPNNLVPYITQTAVGKREVLSIYGNNYNTPDGTCIRDYIHVVDAAKAHITAIKHMISGVSKEKFEVFNIGTGNGNSVLEIVNTFMKVSGVNLEYRITGRRPGDVEKVWADTSKANRDLGWKAEKTLEDMLLSAWNWEQHTAILNHE; the protein is encoded by the coding sequence ATGAAAATTCTTGTAACCGGAGGCACAGGGTATATCGGCTCGCATACTGTTGTTGAATTGCAGCAGCAGGGATACGAAGTTGTAATAATTGATAATCTGTGCAATTCTTTTGAATGGGTCGTCGATAATATCGGAAAAATAAGTGGAATACGGCCCGGTTTCGAAAGAATTGACCTCTGCGACAAGCCTGCCCTTACTGACTTTTTTGCAAGGCATAGCGATATTGGTGCGGTTATCCACTTTGCCGCACTCAAAGCCGTAGGCGAATCAACCGAAAAACCTCTTTATTATTACCATAATAATCTGGTTTCCCTGATGAACCTGCTGGAGCTGATGACGAATAATGATGTAAAACATCTGGTGTTCAGTTCATCATGTACTGTATACGGCCAACCCCTGGAACTTCCTGTTACTGAAAATACGCCGGTTCAGGAATCTTATTGCCCTTATGGAACTACTAAAATTGTTTCAGAAAATATAATCAAAGATGTTTGTAAAATCTCTGATTTAAAAGCGGTGGCATTAAGGTACTTCAATCCGATAGGCGCGCATGAATCGGCACTTATCGGTGAACTGCCGTTAGGAGTTCCTAATAATCTTGTGCCTTATATTACTCAAACCGCTGTTGGTAAACGTGAGGTTCTGAGTATTTATGGAAATAATTATAATACCCCCGACGGCACCTGCATACGAGATTATATTCATGTAGTTGACGCCGCCAAAGCACATATCACCGCGATAAAACACATGATCAGCGGTGTGAGCAAAGAAAAATTCGAAGTGTTTAATATCGGCACCGGCAACGGAAACTCTGTTCTTGAGATCGTAAATACCTTCATGAAAGTCAGTGGTGTTAATCTCGAATACCGCATCACCGGTCGCAGACCCGGTGATGTTGAAAAAGTCTGGGCAGATACATCCAAAGCAAACAGAGACCTTGGCTGGAAAGCAGAAAAAACACTGGAAGACATGCTCCTCAGTGCATGGAACTGGGAACAACATACAGCAATTTTAAACCACGAATAA
- a CDS encoding DapH/DapD/GlmU-related protein translates to MEKEYFAHESAIIDDGCSIGKGTKIWHFSHVMSNCTIGQNCNIGQNVVVSPGVVLGNNVKIQNNVSIYTGVVCEDDVFLGPSMVFTNIVNPRSAIIRKDQYAKTLVKKGASIGANATIVCGHDIGEYAFIGAGAVVTKNVPAFALLVGNPAKQTGWMSEYGHRLHFNEDGIAVCPEGKEQYRLENGKVTKIG, encoded by the coding sequence ATGGAAAAAGAATATTTTGCGCACGAAAGTGCCATCATTGACGACGGCTGTTCCATTGGAAAAGGAACAAAAATATGGCATTTCTCGCACGTTATGAGCAACTGTACCATCGGACAAAATTGCAACATTGGTCAAAATGTCGTGGTTTCGCCGGGTGTTGTTCTTGGCAACAATGTCAAAATTCAGAATAACGTGTCTATATACACCGGTGTGGTATGTGAAGACGATGTATTTCTGGGTCCGTCCATGGTTTTTACGAATATAGTGAACCCGCGAAGCGCCATCATACGGAAAGACCAGTACGCAAAAACCCTTGTTAAAAAAGGTGCTTCCATTGGCGCAAATGCTACCATCGTTTGCGGACACGACATTGGCGAATATGCCTTTATTGGTGCAGGAGCCGTTGTTACAAAAAATGTTCCCGCATTTGCACTTTTAGTAGGCAATCCGGCAAAACAAACCGGTTGGATGAGTGAGTACGGTCACAGGCTTCATTTTAATGAAGACGGCATTGCCGTTTGCCCCGAAGGAAAAGAACAATACCGGCTCGAAAACGGAAAAGTTACTAAAATAGGTTAA
- a CDS encoding DegT/DnrJ/EryC1/StrS family aminotransferase, translating into MQKIQMVDLKGQYLKIKKEVDASIQEVIDNVAFVNGPAVKNFQTNLEKYLGVKHVIPCANGTDALQVAMMGLGLRPGDEVITTSFTFIATAEVISLLGLTPVLVDVDPETFNIDPKAVERAITSKTKAIVPVHLFGQCADMEALTAIANKHNLHIIEDACQAIGADYIFSDGSRKKAGTISVVGCTSFFPSKNLGCYGDGGAIFTNDDALAASIRSIVNHGMTIRYYHDTIGVNSRLDSIQAAILDIKLRHLDEYAAARNKAAAYYNKAFANHPNFTTPVNFGKSTHVFHQYTLVTKGIDRTKLQEYLQTKDIPAMIYYPVPLHMQKAYLDPRYKEGDFPVTEALCRSVISLPMHTELDDEQLKFITDSILEFVQK; encoded by the coding sequence ATGCAGAAAATACAGATGGTAGACCTGAAGGGTCAATACTTAAAAATCAAAAAAGAAGTGGATGCCTCTATACAGGAAGTAATTGATAATGTGGCATTTGTTAATGGCCCTGCCGTAAAAAATTTCCAGACAAACCTTGAAAAATACCTTGGGGTTAAACATGTCATCCCTTGCGCCAACGGAACCGATGCTTTGCAGGTTGCCATGATGGGTCTTGGTCTTCGCCCGGGCGACGAAGTAATCACTACCTCCTTTACTTTTATCGCAACCGCTGAAGTAATTTCTCTGCTCGGTCTCACTCCCGTGCTTGTTGATGTTGATCCTGAAACATTCAATATTGACCCGAAAGCCGTTGAACGCGCTATTACTTCCAAAACCAAAGCCATTGTTCCGGTTCACCTGTTTGGTCAGTGTGCCGATATGGAAGCATTGACTGCAATTGCCAACAAACATAACCTGCATATTATAGAAGATGCCTGTCAGGCTATAGGCGCCGATTATATTTTCAGCGACGGAAGCCGTAAAAAAGCAGGGACAATAAGTGTTGTCGGCTGCACATCATTTTTCCCTTCTAAAAATTTGGGTTGCTATGGTGACGGCGGAGCCATTTTCACCAACGACGACGCTCTGGCTGCAAGTATCCGCTCGATTGTAAACCATGGGATGACAATCCGCTATTACCATGATACCATTGGTGTGAACAGCCGCCTCGACAGCATACAGGCAGCCATACTGGACATCAAGCTCCGCCATCTGGACGAATATGCCGCAGCAAGAAATAAAGCTGCAGCTTACTATAACAAGGCATTTGCGAATCATCCTAACTTTACCACTCCTGTAAATTTCGGAAAATCAACACACGTTTTCCATCAATATACTTTGGTAACAAAGGGTATTGACAGAACAAAACTTCAGGAATATCTGCAAACAAAAGATATTCCGGCCATGATTTATTATCCTGTGCCCCTGCATATGCAAAAAGCCTATCTCGACCCCCGTTACAAAGAAGGTGATTTCCCTGTAACAGAAGCATTGTGCCGTTCGGTAATTTCATTACCCATGCATACTGAACTCGACGATGAACAGTTGAAATTCATTACTGATTCAATCCTTGAGTTTGTTCAAAAATAA
- a CDS encoding Gfo/Idh/MocA family oxidoreductase — MESKIRFVVIGCGHIGKRHAEMISRNEESELVALCDILPKEKLGIEKYDIPFFNDIDALLTSGIEFDVVNICTPNGLHTEQALKALDKGKHVVCEKPMGLTKNSAEQVIYKALQVSRHVFSVMQNRYSPPSIWIKDVIDKKLLGEIFLVQLNCYWNRDERYYKKGIWKGDAVLDGGTLFTQFSHFVDIMYWLFGDITDIHGTFSDFNHQQLTDFEDSGIVSFRFINGGMGSINYSTSVYDQNLESSITMIGAQGSIKIGGQYMNEVEYCHIKNYTMPELAPSNPANDYGAYKGSAANHHYVIENVVDTLKGRSTATTNALEGLKIVEIIERIYAERDKEFKKK, encoded by the coding sequence ATGGAGAGCAAAATCAGGTTCGTTGTTATAGGATGCGGTCATATAGGCAAAAGACACGCAGAGATGATTTCACGTAACGAGGAATCGGAGCTGGTGGCATTGTGCGATATTCTGCCCAAAGAAAAACTCGGAATCGAGAAATATGATATTCCGTTTTTTAATGATATCGATGCATTGCTGACATCAGGGATTGAGTTTGATGTTGTCAATATCTGCACACCCAACGGCCTTCACACAGAGCAGGCGCTCAAAGCGCTGGATAAAGGAAAACACGTTGTTTGCGAGAAACCTATGGGCCTCACTAAAAATAGCGCCGAACAGGTTATTTATAAAGCATTGCAAGTTTCAAGGCATGTTTTTTCGGTGATGCAGAACCGCTATTCCCCGCCTTCAATCTGGATAAAAGACGTTATAGATAAAAAGCTTCTTGGTGAAATTTTTCTTGTTCAGCTGAATTGCTACTGGAATCGCGATGAGCGATACTATAAAAAAGGAATTTGGAAAGGCGATGCCGTTCTTGACGGTGGCACACTCTTTACACAATTCTCGCATTTTGTAGATATTATGTACTGGCTTTTTGGCGACATTACGGATATCCATGGCACATTCAGCGATTTCAACCACCAGCAGCTCACCGATTTCGAAGATTCGGGAATTGTCTCTTTCCGCTTTATTAATGGTGGCATGGGAAGCATCAATTATTCCACATCCGTTTATGATCAGAATCTGGAAAGCAGCATCACTATGATTGGCGCTCAGGGAAGCATTAAAATAGGCGGGCAATACATGAACGAAGTGGAATACTGCCATATTAAAAACTATACCATGCCCGAGCTGGCACCTTCGAACCCTGCCAACGATTATGGTGCATATAAAGGCAGCGCCGCAAACCATCATTATGTAATCGAAAATGTTGTTGATACACTGAAAGGCAGAAGTACCGCTACAACCAATGCACTTGAAGGTCTAAAAATTGTCGAAATAATAGAACGTATTTACGCTGAACGCGATAAAGAATTCAAGAAAAAATAA
- a CDS encoding glycosyltransferase N-terminal domain-containing protein codes for MIRLLYSFSITLYHLSIRIFALFNNKAHLWVKGRKSIFKHIQSAIGEQKNIIWFHAASLGEFEQGRPVIDAVRKQHPDYKILLTFFSPSGYEVRKNFEGADFIFYLPMDSRRNARRFVKFVNPALAVFIKYEFWFNYLIELRKKNIPAVFTSVIFRPDQHFFKWYGDWFRRQLKHVYWFFVQNEQSVNLLRGIGVNNVSISGDTRFDRVFEAAAGKKSFPEIEKFVGHSKIVLAGSTWPQDEEMLIGIINKNEAGVKYIIAPHEIHAERIAHFATRVQLKTICYSSAASDDYADAQVLIIDSIGILLHLYQYATVAYIGGGFGKNIHNILEAATFGKPVIFGPNHHKFQEAKDLLAVSGAFCIANQGELSCTIEMLFTMEAFYNNSSTACSDYVRKRIGATAIIMKKLDEVLMG; via the coding sequence ATGATTCGTTTGCTTTATTCTTTCTCTATAACGCTCTATCATCTTTCTATAAGAATATTTGCACTGTTTAACAACAAAGCACATCTTTGGGTAAAGGGTCGTAAGAGTATTTTCAAACACATACAATCTGCTATTGGAGAGCAGAAGAATATCATTTGGTTTCATGCAGCCTCTCTGGGCGAATTTGAACAAGGACGACCTGTTATAGATGCTGTACGAAAACAGCATCCTGATTATAAAATACTTCTGACGTTTTTTTCACCCTCGGGATACGAGGTCAGGAAAAATTTTGAAGGCGCCGATTTTATTTTTTACCTGCCTATGGACAGCCGAAGAAATGCTCGCCGGTTCGTTAAATTCGTAAATCCGGCATTGGCTGTTTTTATTAAGTATGAGTTTTGGTTTAATTATCTTATTGAGTTACGAAAAAAGAACATTCCGGCAGTTTTCACATCCGTTATTTTTCGACCGGACCAACATTTTTTTAAGTGGTATGGCGATTGGTTTCGCAGGCAGCTCAAGCATGTTTATTGGTTTTTTGTTCAGAACGAACAATCGGTAAATCTTCTTCGGGGTATTGGCGTGAATAATGTTTCAATTAGCGGAGATACCAGATTTGACAGGGTTTTTGAGGCGGCAGCAGGAAAGAAATCATTTCCGGAAATAGAAAAATTTGTCGGACACAGTAAAATTGTACTTGCCGGTTCAACATGGCCACAGGATGAGGAAATGCTGATTGGCATCATCAATAAAAATGAGGCGGGAGTAAAATATATCATTGCGCCACATGAGATTCATGCCGAGCGTATCGCACATTTCGCAACCCGTGTACAATTAAAAACAATCTGCTATTCAAGTGCCGCGTCCGACGATTATGCCGATGCTCAGGTTCTGATTATTGATTCTATCGGAATATTGCTTCACCTGTATCAATATGCTACTGTTGCCTATATCGGTGGTGGTTTTGGTAAAAATATTCATAACATTCTTGAAGCTGCAACATTCGGTAAACCTGTGATTTTCGGACCGAATCATCATAAATTTCAGGAAGCAAAAGACTTGCTCGCCGTGAGTGGCGCCTTCTGTATTGCCAATCAAGGAGAGCTTTCATGTACCATTGAGATGCTGTTTACCATGGAAGCATTTTACAACAACAGCTCAACAGCTTGTTCGGACTACGTCAGAAAGCGAATTGGGGCAACCGCCATCATCATGAAAAAATTGGATGAAGTCCTGATGGGCTAA
- a CDS encoding redoxin domain-containing protein, whose translation MVRPKIFGIVALLELMLCLQTFSQQNNSVHYRVQGLADGKAYLLSVHGKKYEAVDSVDTKNGEITFILNDKMPVGMYRISFDKDLFTDVIINKENVDIENNVNDLYKYLKVIASRENTVYYSYWKASRNINDTINLIAAMGDKIYEANGHVLTHDLDSMQRKAGQLNRKLNIITDSLIAASNGLLVQKILLAYRTPDFETYRRQPGAKPYKKRGDFLKEHYFDNIDFTDSRLLNTEVFHVACTEYIGMFADPASDSIYTSVSDFILSKAIVNPDVYAYFIQLLINTFEDSPWEQTFVHLVNVAVQENSCNAGTGLKTEKQKAAAIIRLKTGNVAPQIIMNDASGKPEDLFAVKAKITLLMFWSPDCEHCAEAMPHIREIYAQYKPMGFEIFAVSVGSDKNAWQKTVIEKKMVWINVSDLKGPDSDALINYNAWTTPTFILLDENHKIMARPINVAQVKEFLKEKF comes from the coding sequence ATGGTACGGCCTAAAATATTTGGGATTGTTGCCCTGCTTGAGTTGATGCTTTGTTTACAAACATTTTCGCAACAAAATAATTCAGTTCATTACCGTGTTCAGGGACTTGCTGATGGAAAAGCATATCTTCTTTCTGTACATGGCAAAAAATATGAAGCCGTTGATTCTGTAGACACTAAGAATGGGGAAATTACTTTTATACTCAACGATAAGATGCCCGTTGGGATGTACAGGATTTCATTTGATAAAGATCTTTTTACCGACGTTATAATAAACAAAGAAAATGTTGATATCGAAAATAATGTCAATGACCTTTACAAATATCTTAAAGTAATTGCGTCGCGCGAAAACACCGTTTATTACAGCTATTGGAAGGCTTCGCGTAACATCAATGATACCATTAACCTTATTGCGGCCATGGGCGATAAAATTTATGAAGCCAACGGTCATGTGCTTACTCACGACCTGGACAGCATGCAGCGCAAAGCAGGACAGCTAAACCGCAAACTTAATATTATTACCGATTCGTTGATTGCCGCAAGCAATGGATTGCTTGTTCAGAAAATACTGCTCGCCTACCGTACGCCCGATTTTGAAACCTATCGCCGTCAGCCGGGTGCAAAGCCCTATAAAAAAAGGGGTGATTTTCTAAAAGAGCACTATTTCGATAATATTGATTTTACGGACTCCCGATTGCTTAATACCGAGGTTTTTCATGTTGCCTGCACGGAATATATAGGCATGTTTGCAGATCCGGCATCAGACTCAATCTATACGAGTGTTTCAGATTTCATTCTTTCTAAGGCAATCGTTAACCCTGATGTTTATGCGTATTTTATACAACTGCTCATCAATACCTTTGAAGACAGTCCATGGGAGCAAACATTTGTACACCTCGTAAATGTTGCTGTTCAGGAAAATTCGTGCAATGCCGGCACCGGTCTCAAGACTGAAAAACAGAAAGCTGCAGCAATTATCAGGCTCAAAACCGGAAATGTGGCTCCGCAGATTATTATGAATGATGCCAGCGGCAAGCCTGAGGATTTGTTTGCTGTCAAGGCCAAAATAACCCTGCTTATGTTCTGGAGTCCCGACTGTGAGCATTGTGCGGAAGCAATGCCTCACATAAGAGAAATTTACGCACAATACAAACCAATGGGCTTTGAAATTTTTGCAGTGTCTGTAGGCTCCGACAAAAATGCCTGGCAAAAAACGGTCATCGAAAAGAAAATGGTCTGGATAAACGTGAGTGACCTGAAAGGACCCGACAGCGATGCATTAATCAATTATAACGCATGGACAACTCCCACGTTTATCCTTCTCGACGAGAATCATAAAATAATGGCGCGTCCGATAAACGTAGCTCAGGTAAAAGAATTTTTGAAAGAAAAATTTTAG
- a CDS encoding nucleotide sugar dehydrogenase, protein MSVYQDLLDGKTKLSVIGLGYVGLPIALEFARKTAVIGFDIKEDRVEMMRNKIDPSEELPASAFDGCNIKFTSKLEDLKEASFHIVAVPTPIDHHNLPDLTPLLSATRTVGKILKKGDYVVYESTVYPGCTEEDCLPILEELSGLKCGQDFKIGYSPERINPGDKEHTLTTIVKVVSGCDAESAENVANVYEMVVTKVHRASSIKVAESAKIIENTQRDVNIALMNELSIIFNRMGINTFEVLEAAGTKWNFLKFYPGLVGGHCIGVDPYYLTFKAKEFRYHAQVINSGRFVNDSMGYYIAKQTVKKIIASSKNVLKSRALVMGITFKENVSDIRNSRVADVVTELKSYGIEVDVVDPFANAKEVKHEYGFDIIEKPKGKYDAIIVAVNHNQYLQMTEADFMSLAAEKAILVDVKGIYRNKIKQLTYWSL, encoded by the coding sequence ATGAGCGTTTACCAGGATTTACTTGACGGAAAAACCAAATTATCCGTGATCGGATTAGGTTATGTTGGTTTGCCTATTGCACTTGAGTTTGCAAGAAAAACTGCGGTTATCGGTTTCGACATCAAAGAAGACAGAGTTGAAATGATGCGGAATAAAATTGACCCGAGCGAAGAATTACCCGCTTCGGCTTTTGACGGTTGCAACATCAAATTCACATCAAAGTTAGAAGACCTCAAAGAGGCCAGCTTTCATATCGTTGCCGTTCCTACACCCATTGATCATCATAACCTGCCCGACCTTACTCCATTGCTGAGTGCAACTCGCACCGTTGGAAAAATCCTGAAAAAAGGCGATTACGTAGTTTATGAATCAACCGTTTACCCCGGTTGTACCGAAGAGGACTGCTTGCCCATATTAGAAGAACTTTCAGGCTTGAAATGCGGTCAGGACTTTAAAATTGGCTATTCACCCGAGCGCATCAATCCGGGAGATAAAGAACATACGCTTACCACTATTGTTAAAGTAGTATCGGGATGCGACGCGGAATCGGCAGAAAATGTTGCCAATGTGTATGAAATGGTTGTGACCAAAGTTCACCGCGCATCATCCATCAAAGTTGCAGAATCAGCGAAAATCATTGAAAACACGCAGCGCGACGTAAACATCGCTCTGATGAATGAGCTTTCAATTATTTTTAACCGAATGGGAATAAACACCTTTGAAGTTCTTGAAGCCGCCGGCACAAAATGGAATTTTCTTAAGTTTTATCCCGGTCTGGTTGGTGGTCACTGCATCGGTGTTGACCCGTATTACCTGACTTTCAAAGCCAAAGAATTCCGCTATCACGCTCAGGTTATCAATTCCGGAAGGTTTGTAAATGACTCTATGGGTTATTATATCGCCAAACAAACCGTTAAAAAAATTATTGCCTCATCCAAAAATGTTCTGAAATCAAGAGCTCTTGTGATGGGCATCACTTTTAAAGAAAACGTCAGCGACATTCGCAATTCACGCGTTGCCGATGTTGTTACCGAACTCAAATCATACGGTATTGAAGTTGATGTGGTAGATCCATTTGCAAATGCAAAAGAAGTGAAACACGAATACGGTTTTGATATCATCGAAAAACCAAAAGGTAAATACGATGCCATCATTGTTGCCGTAAATCATAACCAGTACCTCCAAATGACTGAAGCTGATTTTATGTCTTTAGCTGCCGAAAAAGCGATACTTGTTGACGTAAAAGGAATCTATCGGAACAAAATCAAACAACTCACTTACTGGAGTCTTTAA